A genomic window from Silene latifolia isolate original U9 population chromosome Y, ASM4854445v1, whole genome shotgun sequence includes:
- the LOC141628985 gene encoding uncharacterized protein LOC141628985, with the protein MSVFKLPGFFCDELKSLVLNFWWGAENGRKKIPWVAWEKLCRSKDNGGLGFRDFRLFNKALLGKQGWRLMTEDTSLMARVLKGKYFADRDFLEAELGSNPSFTWRSIWESKDVILSGARRRVGDGWSTKVWLDPWIPNTQSRRVLSPRNGSDISLKVAQLMNDDYNGWNEELIGALFLPFEQERIRTIRISDIKPMDDWCWDHTKDGQYSGCGWVSGVWEGVGLEKKVDIWAERVREWVEGVMREGDEKERKVFMLSCWAIWESRNAAIFEGKGRHCELVICRVQEMLREMDEAEGSRRREEGEGGCRGAGWNRKAGEGVDIGGNGREVAVDRGVWRGPVEGVVKINTDAGVAEGMGTGLGVVARNSSGELLWAAVLQNRMVGEAKNAEAEAILFGMKEAWSRGHMSIMMESDCQAVIKDLREKKKGRADIFRIYDDIFHLRSSFNSVEFSFVRRESNRVAHLLAHSSPWLEGKRIWSDNAPQNIIDAIFHDINEMI; encoded by the exons ATGAGTGTTTTTAAGCTTCCGGGTTTCTTTTGCGATGAGCTTAAAAGTCTGGTTCTGAACTTTTGGTGGGGGGCCGAAAATGGAAGAAAGAAAATACCATGGGTTGCTTGGGAGAAATTGTGTAGGTCCAAAGATAATGGTGGGCTTGGTTTTCGTGACTTTCGTTTGTTTAATAAAGCGTTACTTGGCAAGCAAGGATGGAGGTTGATGACGGAGGACACGAGCCTGATGGCGAGAGTCCTTAAGGGCAAGTACTTTGCTGATCGTGATTTCTTGGAGGCGGAACTTGGGTCGAATCCGAGCTTCACATGGCGTAGTATTTGGGAATCGAAGGATGTGATATTGTCGGGTGCGAGGAGGCGAGTTGGGGATGGATGGAGCACTAAGGTGTGGTTGGATCCTTGGATCCCGAATACCCAATCGCGACGAGTTCTCTCTCCTCGGAATGGCAGTGACATATCCTTGAAAGTGGCGCAGCTTATGAATGACGATTATAACGGTTGGAATGAGGAGCTCATAGGTGCCTTATTTTTACCCTTCGAACAAGAACGCATTAGAACAATACGGATAAGCGACATTAAGCCTATGGATGATTGGTGTTGGGACCACACAAAGGACGGACAATACTCG GGTTGTGGGTGGGTTTCTGGGGTGTGGGAAGGGGTTGGGTTGGAGAAGAAGGTGGACATATGGGCTGAgagggtgagggagtgggtggaggGTGTGATGAGGGAGGGAGACGAGAAGGAGAGGAAGGTGTTTATGCTGTCGTGTTGGGCGATTTGGGAAAGCAGGAACGCTGCTATTTTCGAGGGGAAGGGAAGGCATTGTGAGCTGGTTATTTGTAGGGTGCAGGAGATGCTAAGGGAGATGGATGAGGCTGAGGGTagtaggaggagagaggagggTGAAGGGGGATGTAGAGGAGCTGGGTGGAATAGGAAAGCAGGGGAGGGGGTCGATATTGGAGGGAACGGAAGAGAGGTGGCAGTTGACAGGGGAGTATGGAGAGGGCCTGTTGAGGGAGTGGTTAAGATCAACACTGACGCAGGGGTGGCTGAAGGGATGGGGACGGGGTTGGGAGTGGTGGCTAGAAATTCTAGTGGGGAACTGCTGTGGGCTGCGGTGCTGCAGAACCGTATGGTGGGTGAGGCGAAGAACGCGGAAGCGGAGGCGATCTTGTTTGGCATGAAGGAGGCTTGGAGCAGGGGACACATGAGTATCATGATGGAAAGCGATTGTCAAGCTGTGATTAAGGATCTCCGggagaagaagaaaggaagagcgGATATTTTTCGTATTTATGATGACATTTTTCACTTACGCAGTAGTTTTAATTCGGTTGAGTTTTCTTTTGTTAGACGGGAGTCGAATCGGGTGGCACATTTGCTAGCTCATTCGAGTCCGTGGTTAGAGGGGAAACGCATTTGGTCTGATAATGCCCCTCAAAACATTATTGATGCTATTTTCCACGATATTAATGAAATGATT